A window from Schistocerca gregaria isolate iqSchGreg1 chromosome 8, iqSchGreg1.2, whole genome shotgun sequence encodes these proteins:
- the LOC126284285 gene encoding uncharacterized protein LOC126284285, with protein sequence MAHVSETGQKEYQISQLCFHQRFWDTMFNYGDVDANHKPECESSENFDILYTNNFFSCSENSVIDICKSCDDCIGFGLCDIFDVDVNESCELSEVGKSQIDGLLQMNVSEVSDLDGDETCIFSDIVDEVILEEYDDD encoded by the coding sequence ATGGCACACGTATCTGAAACTGgacagaaggaatatcagatttctcagTTATGTTTTCATCAAAGGTTTTGGGATACTATGTTCAATTATGGTGATGTAGatgctaatcacaaaccagaatgtgagagtagtgaGAATTTTGATATACTATATACTAATAATTTCTTCTCTTgttcagaaaacagtgttattgacaTTTGTAAATCatgtgatgactgtattggatttGGACtatgtgatatttttgatgtagatgtgaatgagagctgtgaactATCTGAGGTTGGTAAGTCTCAGATTGatggcttattgcaaatgaatgtaagtgAAGTAAGTGACCttgatggagatgagacttgtaTTTTTAGTGAtattgttgatgaagtaattttggaggaaTATGATGATGATTAG